The following proteins are co-located in the Neodiprion virginianus isolate iyNeoVirg1 chromosome 6, iyNeoVirg1.1, whole genome shotgun sequence genome:
- the LOC124308205 gene encoding cyclin-dependent kinase 2-interacting protein-like: MMQTTPKKNSDTVPAIPEHFSPLVISESPVTKTSQRGNLTGTPRRVRDIAADIHSSIQQWNSVHLHAVPILKNICQIKVDEKYPDGLQDSCDVLEVDCNALDEIVASLKLLAHQIKVAASLHRAAENMFLTWPIDKFGDVAEKIYEAYRDEAVVKRKVLENIAHNHQEAWKILHLAAWVHQPNITENVTRLLESLLVETGHR; encoded by the exons ATGATGCAAACGACTCCAAAAAAGAACAGCGACACTGTGCCTGCTATACCAGAGCATTTTTCCCCACTCGTCA tcTCAGAATCTCCTGTTACCAAAACTTCGCAGCGAGGAAACTTGACCGGTACCCCAAGAAGAGTGCGTGACATTGCTGCAGACATTCATTCAAGTATTCAGCAATGGAACAGCGTACATCTGCATGCTGTACCAATTCTGAAGAATATATGCCAAATAAAagtggatgaaaaatatccGGATGGTCTCCAAGACTCATGTGATGTATTGGAAGTAGATTGCAACGCTTTG GATGAGATCGTCGCTAGTCTGAAATTGTTGGCTCACCAAATAAAAGTTGCAGCTTCCTTACACAGAGCCGCTGAAAATATGTTCTTAACATGGCCGATAGATaaatttg GTGATGTTGCAGAGAAAATTTATGAGGCATACAGAGACGAAGCTGTAGTGAAGCGCAAAGTACTAGAGAACATAGCACACAATCACCAAGAAGcatggaaaattttacacttggCTGCTTGGGTCCATCAACCAAATATAACTGAAAATGTGACAAGACTTTTGGAATCGTTGTTAGTTGAAACGGGACATCGATGA